DNA from Campylobacter sp. RM5004:
AGGTGAGCCAGTAATTGGAGCTGCTACAACAGGTGGTCGTGGTAAAATCCAAGCATCTAGCCTTGAGATGAGTAACGTTGATTTAAGTACATCACTAACAAACTTAATCGTAATTCAAAGAGGTTATCAAGCAAACTCTAAAACAATCACTACAAGTGATCAAATGCTTAATACACTTTTACAATTAAAACAATAATTCTTAGGATTTAAGCTTAGTCTTAAATCCTTTTTTACTTTTTAAAACTCAAATTCCTATTTCAAATTCTACTTTTTTAAACAAAAAACATAAAAAATAAATAAAAATTATAAAAAAACTAAATTTTATAGTAAAATAAAAGCTATTTCGTTTAAGGAGTTTTTATGTACAAATCAAGCATTAAATTAGCTTTAAGTTCTTTAGTTGCTATGAGCTTACTTACAGGTTGTGTTACTACTACACTTGAAACTACTGCAACAATGACTCAATCAATCTTCATTGACCCAGTTGCAAAAGAAAAAAGAATAGTATTCTTAAATATTAAAAATACAAGCGGACAAAACATTAATTTAGAAAGCAAATTAAGAATGTTACTTGAGCAAAAAGGATATATGATTACAGATAATCCTGACAAAGCTACATTTATTCTAAGCACAAATATTTTATATTGCGATAAAAAACAAGAAAACACAGCTGCAGCTGCAGCGGGCTTAGGTGCTAGTGTTGGTGCTGGTGTTGGTGCTTACAATCACGGAACTGCAGGTGCAACAATCGGAACAGGTCTAGGCGGAGCTTTACTTGGTGGAATTATAGGAAAACTTACAGAAGATACAATTTATCAAATGCAAGTTGATATAAATATTAAACAAAAAGCAAAAGGCAAAGTTTTAAGTAGCAAAGGAGCTACACAAGGTCAAGCAAGTGTAAGCGATGGAAGAAAAAGTGGCTTTATGAATAGCTTTTCAGGTCCTGTAAGAGGAAATAAAACAGGAAGATTAAACTCAAATATATCAAGCTCAACAGCACAAACATACGAAAGTGATTATATTGAACAAGTTACTATGATGTTTGCAGAAGCTACTAAATTAAATCTAAAAATTGAAGAAGCAATTCCTGCTTTAGAAGATAAAATGGCAAATCAAATTGCTGGATTATTTTAATTAATAACCAAAATTAAACTTCCTTTAAATAATAATTCTTATAATTTTTATCAAATTATTATGAAAGGAAGTTTATGAAAAAAGTTTTTTTAAGTTCTACTCTTGCGTATTTTTTAGCAAGTTCTTTAAATGCAAGTTATGTTATAAACCCTAAAGAAATTATAGATATTTATGAAGATAGTTTAAATAAAACTAGCATAAATGCAAAATTGATAAAATCAATTAATCCTGATGAAAGCTTTAAAACACATTATCAAAATTATTTTGAAGGCAAGTCAAAAACCGATTTATATTTGCGTGACATTGATATTAAAAATAATAAAGCCCTAGCAAGTGGGAGCTATCACTCATCTATTTTATTATATGATTTAGATAATGATGAGGTTATTTATAACGATTTTTATGCGATAAAAGATGCAGACCATAAAGAATTAGGTAAAAAATATCCAGAAGCAAAACAAGATGAAGAAGAAAAGAAAAACAAAAATGATGATGAATGGAGTGGGGCTAGCGAGTTATTTGTAGAACAAGCTGAATTTATTGATGATAAAACTGCATTTGTTAATACTATGCCAAAGTATTTAGGAAGAGATAATAAAGAAGCAAGACCTTATTTACACCACGCAGGAATTCATAAAATTGAGTTTAGTAAAGATAATAAAATTAAAGAACTTGCTTTTACTAAAGGTGAATATTTTTTGTTTAGAAAATTTCAAGATGGTGTAATTACTCTTGATAATAATGAAACTTTTAATATTTTTGATAAGGATTTAAAGCTAAAAAAGTCTTTTAAAATCCCAAATGTTGTAAAAGCTGATGTAAGGCTTAATAGATTATTTGTATTATTAAAAGGCGATAAAAAAGGCATATATGAATACGATTTTAAAAGTTCAAATCTCATAAAAATTGCAGATTTTAAAGAGCAATATTTTGGTCGCCCTATAAAAGCAACCACAAGCCCCTTTTTAGTAAGCCCTGATGCTAAATATATTTATTATGCAAGCCCACATAATTATAATTCTAAGCTTTGCAAAGTTGCTATAAATAATGGCGATACAAATTGCTCTAATACAGGCTTTGCACTATTTGCAGGCTCTTATGCAATAAGTCCTAATGGTAAAACTCTAGCTTATACTTTTGGAGATAGATTAGGGCAAACTCATATTTTTAATATAGAAGATAAGCCATATTTAGCAGGAAGTATAAAAGGCGGAAATATAAGCTATGCAGCGGCTTTTAAAGATGATGATACTTTAATAGTTTCTAATAATCGCAGAATTTTAGATATTTATAAACTACAAAAAGGCGAAAATATTGATATTAATCAAAAATTTGAAAACCTAAAAGAAAATATCTTTTCTTTTATAGCTGCTGATATGGAAAATATCGTAATAAAAGTAAAAGAAAGTGGCGGTAAGAAAAAAATAAAATCAGATATTATTTTTCCACAGCACATAGATGGAATAAATATATCGTATTTATTGCCTGATGAATTTGAAGAATTTGTAGATAAAAATGGCAAAATTTTTGATATTCCTAAAAATGATTTAAGCGGAGAATTAAGTGTGATTTTAAAACTTAGTAAAGATGGAAAAATTATTCGTGAAGAAGCACTGAGTTCATATTTTAAAATAAAAGTTAAAAAATGAAAGAATACGCATTTGCTTGTTTTAGCACAAAATGTGTAATTAAGCTAGATGCTAAGGAAGAATTAGCTTCTAGCATAGCTAATAAATGCTTTGAAATTTGCAAAAATCTACACCTAAAATATAATTATTTTGATAAAAATTCTTTAATTTCAAAAATAAATCAAAGAAATAAAAATCGCATAAAATTAGACAAAGAAAGCCAAAAAATATTAGAAATTACCTTAAAATTAAGCAAAATTACTGATTATGCTTTTGATATAACTTTAATTAATAAAAAGCTTGAAAATAACGCTATTTATGGAAAAAATGCCTTTATTTTAGATAAAAGATTTATTGAATTTAGTGATTTAAAAACTCAAATTGATTTAGGCGGAGTGATTAAAGAATACGCCGTTGATGAGTGTGCTAAAATATGTGAAAAATATCCTTTCATAATCAATTTTGGCGGAGACTTAAAGACAAATAAAAATATTTTAGTAAATCTTAAAAACCCAAAAAATCCAAGCGAAGCAATTAAAAAAGTAAATATAAACAATCTTGCACTCACTACTTCAGGACTTTATGAAAGAGCAAATCATATAATAAATACTCAAGATTTTAAATATAATCAAGTTAGCGTAATAGGAGAAAGTGCTTTAAATTGTGGAGTATTTTCTACTGCCTTATGTTTTAAAGATTTTGAATTACCAAAAGAATATCAAGCAATTTTGATTGATTTTGATAATGAAATAAAAGAAAAATAAGCTAAATATTAAAAGCAAATTCCTAATTCAAATTCTTTGAAAAATTCGTGGAATTTGAAATAGGAATTTGGCTTAATAATTTTAAATATTTTTAGTATAAAAGCTATGAGTAAGCGCAACTGCCATTGCGTCGGTTATGTCAAGTGGTTTTATTTCTTTATTTATTTTTAAAAGTTTTTTTACCATGAAGGCTACTTGTTCTTTTTCTGCTTTGGCTTTGCCTGTGATTGTCTTTTTTACTTGAAGGGCTGTGTATTCACTAAAATTT
Protein-coding regions in this window:
- a CDS encoding FAD:protein FMN transferase, with amino-acid sequence MKEYAFACFSTKCVIKLDAKEELASSIANKCFEICKNLHLKYNYFDKNSLISKINQRNKNRIKLDKESQKILEITLKLSKITDYAFDITLINKKLENNAIYGKNAFILDKRFIEFSDLKTQIDLGGVIKEYAVDECAKICEKYPFIINFGGDLKTNKNILVNLKNPKNPSEAIKKVNINNLALTTSGLYERANHIINTQDFKYNQVSVIGESALNCGVFSTALCFKDFELPKEYQAILIDFDNEIKEK
- a CDS encoding complement resistance protein TraT, coding for MYKSSIKLALSSLVAMSLLTGCVTTTLETTATMTQSIFIDPVAKEKRIVFLNIKNTSGQNINLESKLRMLLEQKGYMITDNPDKATFILSTNILYCDKKQENTAAAAAGLGASVGAGVGAYNHGTAGATIGTGLGGALLGGIIGKLTEDTIYQMQVDINIKQKAKGKVLSSKGATQGQASVSDGRKSGFMNSFSGPVRGNKTGRLNSNISSSTAQTYESDYIEQVTMMFAEATKLNLKIEEAIPALEDKMANQIAGLF